The Candidatus Bathyarchaeota archaeon genome includes a region encoding these proteins:
- a CDS encoding sulfurtransferase TusA family protein gives MNEMKEKVIDVRGEICPYPEMKTADGLKEAKKEGVDELVIITDHPPAALLTIPQRLEQSGYKEDENYTVTKKGSDWTFRVKIGR, from the coding sequence ATGAATGAAATGAAGGAAAAAGTTATAGATGTAAGGGGCGAAATCTGCCCGTATCCCGAGATGAAGACTGCTGACGGATTGAAAGAGGCGAAGAAGGAAGGAGTGGATGAACTCGTCATAATAACAGATCATCCACCTGCAGCACTCCTAACGATACCTCAAAGGCTTGAACAGAGCGGATACAAGGAAGATGAGAACTATACAGTGACAAAGAAAGGCTCTGACTGGACATTTAGAGTCAAGATAGGTAGGTGA